A DNA window from Ornithodoros turicata isolate Travis chromosome 10, ASM3712646v1, whole genome shotgun sequence contains the following coding sequences:
- the LOC135370097 gene encoding ankyrin repeat and MYND domain-containing protein 2-like: MAVKQGDLTESETALHKAVQEGDVAQVRTLLNNVRIDCLDENGMTPLQHAAYRGNYELCKIILECGADVNSHYHDSGYTALMFAGLAGKCDVVSLLLEHGASTTAVNTLGRTASQMAAFVSNYDVVSIINNFLPKEELEYYTRPHGLEKEPKLPIALCTPLYHLVLRTNIHPVSIALYLQERRKLLVEDIERVLKLLCEKQMKASSEPNEMLALKFHHLAFVVGLCRKADDMQPLIKSWLKGRDEDGFPVQLEKVLRQCVREFPYRECGLLQQLVHTLSAVQIGDEPSAISILTEAVRGQKGLDQSLSCTTCGEPKAEKRCASCKSVQYCGPPCQRLHWFTHKKHCARLGTEYKKQMEALRQEEVQPQSAT, from the coding sequence ATGGCCGTCAAACAGGGCGACTTGACGGAGAGCGAAACAGCCCTGCATAAAGCTGTTCAAGAAGGAGACGTCGCCCAAGTGCGAACGCTTCTAAACAACGTTCGCATCGACTGCCTCGACGAGAATGGCATGACTCCGCTCCAGCACGCTGCCTACAGGGGAAACTACGAGCTCTGTAAGATCATCCTCGAGTGCGGCGCGGACGTCAATTCTCACTACCACGATTCCGGATACACGGCCCTAATGTTCGCGGGGCTCGCCGGAAAATGCGACGTCGTCAGCCTTCTGCTCGAACACGGAGCATCGACGACCGCGGTGAACACGTTGGGACGCACCGCCTCCCAAATGGCAGCATTCGTGAGCAACTACGACGTCGTCTCGATCATAAACAATTTCTTGCCCAAAGAGGAGCTGGAATATTACACCCGACCCCACGGCCTCGAGAAAGAACCCAAGCTGCCGATCGCGCTGTGCACGCCGCTCTACCATCTCGTTTTGCGCACCAACATTCACCCGGTGAGCATAGCGCTCTACCTCCAAGAGCGGCGCAAGCTCTTGGTGGAAGATATCGAACGGGTGCTAAAATTACTCTGCgagaaacaaatgaaggcgtCGTCCGAGCCCAACGAGATGCTGGCCCTCAAATTCCACCACCTCGCCTTCGTCGTGGGGCTGTGCaggaaagcagacgacatgcaGCCCCTCATCAAAAGCTGGCTCAAGGGCCGCGACGAGGACGGCTTCCCGGTGCAGCTGGAGAAAGTGCTGCGCCAATGCGTGCGCGAGTTCCCGTACCGCGAGTGCGGCCTCCTCCAGCAGCTGGTGCACACGCTGTCCGCCGTTCAGATCGGCGACGAGCCGAGCGCCATCTCCATCCTCACGGAGGCCGTGCGGGGCCAGAAGGGCCTGGACCAGTCGCTCTCCTGCACTACGTGCGGGGAACCCAAGGCCGAGAAACGCTGTGCCTCCTGCAAGTCCGTGCAGTACTGCGGGCCCCCCTGCCAGAGGTTGCACTGGTTCACTCACAAAAAACACTGCGCTCGCCTCGGAACCGAGTACAAGAAACAGATGGAAGCCCTCAGGCAGGAGGAAGTGCAACCCCAGTCTGCCACATAG